The DNA segment TATAAGAGCACCCCAAGCGCAATACGTAGTAAACCTCACGACAATCGTAGAGATCGCGCATCTCGCGTGGAATGCTTCCGGAAGGCACGAAGCCCCCGCGCCCGGTGTCCCTGGAAGAGTTAGAGGTATGAGGCCAGTATAATCATGACTTCCAGAATGCATACCCCCCACACTACCTGTCCCAGCTGCCATGAAGAGGTCTACCTGGACGAACTCGTGGGCGGGCGCTGCCCCCTCTGCGGGTATTCCCTCGACGAAGACGATGGAACGTGCAGCGAATACGAGGAGACCATAGAGCGCTCCGACCTTGGGTGGATGATCTTCCAATTTTACGTCTTCAAACGGTTCTGCAGCGAGGGAGCAAATCCGCTCCAGGTCATGCAGATCCTCTCCCGGTACGAGGAGCTCACCCAGTGCAATCCCGCCGACGCGGAGAAGATGCAGTTCACTCTGGAAGTTCCGATGAGCCGCTGGGAACGGCTGCTCCCGAAGAGATGCGAAAAGTGCGGAAGAATATTCTTCCTGGGCGGAAAAGCCGTGATCTCGGGAGACCTCGCGTCCCCCGAACACGTAAAATCGTATACCTGCCCGTCCTGCTGATCAGTAGGTCCGGGCAACCAGGGCGGACGTGCCTTCGCCGCCGCAGGCGACGCACGGCCCGTCCGAGACGGCGATCAGGTCCGAGCGGATGTCGGAGCCGATGATGCTCGCATCCACCGCCGCCTCAATCTTTTCTGCGCACTCCTGTGATCCGCACCAGTGAACGACCGCAACCCCGCTCTTCACCGCCTCGGCGGTCTCCTCGAGCGTCTCGGCGGCGGTTATCCGGGCGGCCATCGCCTGCCGCGCCGCCTGCGAGAGATCCTCCCCGAACTCTGCAAGGACGGAGGTGATCCCCTCGACAACGCCCCGGCGGTCGAGCGTGGTCTTTTTGCCCGTGCGGGCGACGGCGACGACCGTGTTCGCGTCGATATCCCGCGGCCCGACCTCGACCCGCAGCGGGACGCCGCGCATCTCCCAGTGGTAGTACTTCGCGCCCGGGCGCATATCCCGGGCATCGAGTTTCACGGCGAACCCGGCGCCGCGGAGCTCCGCTTCAAGCGCCGCGGCCGACGCGAGCACCTCGTCGCGCCGTTTCCCGACGATGATCGGCACGATGACGACCTCAAGCGGCGCAACCTCCGGCGGCAGCACGAGCCCCTTGTCGTCGCCGTGGACGCTGACGACGGCCGCAATCGACCGTTCGGAGATGCCGTAGCAAGTCTGGTAGGCGTACTGCTGCTCGCCGTTCGCGTCCTCGTAGGTGATGGCGTAGGTGCGGGAGAAGTGGTCGCCGAGCATGTGCACCGTCCCTATCTGGAGCGTTTTGCCGTCGGGCATGATGGTATCGGCCGCGATGGTGTAGTCGGCGCCGGGGAACTTGTCCCAGGCCGGGCGGCGGGAGAGGATCACCGGGACGCGGAGGGTGTCGTAGAACTCCCGGTAGAGGGCGATCGCGGTCTCGACCTGCGCCGCCGCCTCCTCCCGCGTCGCGTGCACGGTATGCGCCTCCTTAAACGACGTGATCTCCCGGAGGCGGATGAGCGGGCGGGTGTGCTTCGTCTCGTAGCGGAACGTATTGACGACCTGATAGAGTCTCAGGGGCAGATCCGTGTGCGACCGGATCCAGAGGGCATACATCGGGTAGATGGCGGTCTCGCTCGTCGGCCGGAGAGCGAGCGGCACGTCAAGCTCGTTCCTGCCCCCGTGAGTGACCCAGTAGACCTCGTCCTCGAAGCCCTTGATGTGCTCGGCCTCCTTCATGAACTCGGTCTTCGGGATGAGGAGCGGAAACATCGTCTCAGCGTGATCGCGGTCCATCAGGTCCCGGAGTACCCCGTATGCACGCTTCCGGATGCCGAACCCGTGGGGATACCAGACGTACAGCCCCTTGACCGGGTAACGGACGTCCATGATCTCGGCTCGCCAGAGAATATCGTTGTACCACTCGGAAAAATTCTCTTTCCGGGGAAGTGCTCCTGTATCTTCTTCCATCCGTCTCGTACCTCAAAAACTGTCGATCTGCCTCTTTTAAGCTATCATACTTAGGATTGCCGGCGTAATAAATGCCTCTACGACCGCGGCAACCGCGAGGAGCGGGACGACTATCCGGAGAAAAAGCCGGGCGAGAGGCAGGGCTTCTGCAGCGGCATCGCCCGTGCCGTGCCATTCGGCGACGAGTTCCTTCCCGAGGAGGAGACCGAGGCCCCCCGCGATGAGGAAGGCGGGGATCTCGAAGATGCCGTGGGGGACGAGCGCCGCCGCGATGAAGAGCATACCCTGCTGCTGCCGCACGAGTTCCGTCAATGCACCGATCAACAGTCCGTTGACCGAGAGGATCAGCATCGTGACCACGCCGAGGGAGGCTCCCCCGAGGAAGAGGAGGAGGCAGGCAGCCAGGTTGTTCAGGAAAAGTTTCCCGGCAAGGACGGGCGGGGAGTCGGAGAGGAGCTGGCCCACCACCTGCTCGTTGAAGAGAGTCACGGCCTGTGCACCTATGCCCGGGTCGCGGACCACGGCAACGATGCCGATGCCGATAGAGACGGCAAAGAGGGCGCCTGCGAAGATCGTGGCCCGGGCGAGCGAGGTCTCAGACATGGAGCACCATCCGGGCGAGATCGCGTATCCCCGGCGCCATGCCGACGACGATCATGGCGAGCAGGATGAGGTGCCAGAGGCCGGGGTCCCCCTCACGCCGGTACATCTCGAGGATGTAGACGGCGGGGATGAGCACCGCAACCTTCAGCAGGAACATCGAGAAGGCGGTTCCGGTCGCATCGATCAGGGCCGCACCCACGACGTGCTGCTCGACGTAGCCGACGGGGTGGATGTCGATCCCGTAACTCGTGGCGCTCGCGTCCAGCATGTGGCCGAAGATGAGGAGTTTGTAGAGGATGTTCGAGGCGTAATCCCACTTCAGCACGTAAACGAGGAATGCCCAGAGGGCGAGCGACGTAACAGAGGCAAACACCAGGATGACGGCGAGGACGTCGAGCGCGATCGTCGCTTCGGTAAGACCGAACCAGACGAGCGCTGAAGCGGCCACGAGGCAGGCGGCGATCCCGACGCCCCCGTAGAGGCGGCTGTAGCGGGAGACGAGCCCGGCGTTCTCCGCGAGTTTCCCGGCAAAGAGAGCGATCGCCGCAACCGCAAAGATCGAAAAGAAGATCAGGGGCGTGATCAGGAGGAACCGGAGATCGGAGGTGATCATCCCGGTATCCTCGACGACCCGGAGAAGCCCCCCGAGGACGACGAAGGGCAGGGTTGCAAGCACCAGCTCTTCGTCGACGGCAATCCGGTACCGCCGGAGTCCCCGATAGACGAGATAGACCGCTGCGATGAGGATCAGGGCGTAGGTCAGCGTATCGACGAGCGTATACGCTTCGCCGTAACGGATTGGATCGATGTAGTATTTGTAGAGGAACTCCCTAATCATTGTTGATCTAAATGAGCGCAGACCGCATAAACCTACTCAGAACCAAGGTCTTCGACAAGTCGAAATGGATGCAGCTCCCCCGTGACGTCGTCATCGGCCACGATGTCATCGAGCAGATCCCGGCTGTCTGCGAAGATCTTGCCCTCGGCGACTCTGTGCTCATCGTATCGGGTGGTCAAACAAGGGATATCGCCGGGAAGAGGGTCGAGGCGCTCCTTGCCGGTTCCTACGACGTCGTGACGTTCGCCGCGAACGATGGCAATCCCTTTGAGACGATCAGGAAGGCCGAGGAAGCGGCGGCAACGGCAGGGTTCGTCATCGGCGTCGGTGGGGGCCGGGTCATCGACACGGCGAAGATCGCCTCCTACAACACCGACCGCCACTTCATCAGCGTTCCCACCGCCGCATCACATGACGGGATCGCCTCGTCGCGTGCCTCGGTGCCGACCGCCGACGGGAACGTCTCGCTCGCGGCCGAACCCCCCATCGCCGTCGTCGCCGACACCGCCGTCATCGCGTCGGCGCCCCACCGGCTGCTGGCGTCCGGGTGTGCGGACATCATCGCGAACTACACCGCAATCCTCGACTGGGAACTCTCCCACCGTCTCCGGGGCGAACCGCTCTCGGAGTACGCGCTGACGCTCTCCCGGATGACCGCCGAGATCCTCTTTAAGAACGCAGACCTCATCAAACCCCACTCCGAGGAGAGTGCCTGGCTGGTGACGAAAGCGCTGGTTTCTTCAGGTGTCGCGATGAGTATCGCGGGGTCGTCCCGGCCCGGGAGCGGCGGCGAGCACAAGTTCTCCCACGCGCTGGAGAAACTCGCGCCGGGGAAGGGGCTCCACGGGGAGAAGTGCGGGATCGGGGCGATCATCACGATGTACCTCCACGGCGGGGACTGGGAGGGGATCCGCGACTCGCTCAAGAAGATCGGCGCACCGACGACCCCCGCCGCGATCGGGGTCGACGACGAGACGGCCGTTGCGGCGCTGCTCGCCGCGAGGACTATCCGGCCGGAACGGTTCACCATACTGGATATGGGATTGACCGAGGAGTCGGCGCGGGATCTGGTGAAGATGCTCTACCGGGAGTGAAGAGGGATGGCGAAAGTGAAGACGAAGGTGACGCTGATCGGCGCCGCGCTCGCAAAGCCGGGGCTTGATTTCGTCTACGAAGGCAACTCGTGCCCGGAGTGCGAAAACTGCAAGGTCCGCAAGACCTGCCACAACCTGCAGCCGGGCAGGAGGTACCGCGTCGCTACCGTCCGCACGACCAGAAGATCAAACTCGAGGTCTGCCGCGAGCACGGTGCGAGCATGCCCAAAAACTCCGCGGTCCTCGCCGCCGCCGCCCCCGATGAGCGCGAGCGGCTCCGGCCGATCCTCCAGGTGAAACCCACCCGGACCCTCTCCGGGGTGGCGCCCGTTGCGGTGATGACCTCGCCCCACCCCTGCCCCCACGGGAAGTGCCTCCCCTGCCCCGGCGGGCCGGAGCATCCCTTTGCATCCCCCCAGAGTTACACGGGAGAAGAGCCCGCGGCGCTCCGGGCGAGAGAGCACGCCTTCGACCCCTACGCCCAGGTGCAGGCCCGCCTCGGGCAGTTCGAGGCGCTCGGTCACCACGTCGACAAGGCGGAACTGATCGTGATGGGCGGGACGATGACCGCCCGCCCGCTCGAGTACCAGGAGTGGTTCGTCGGGGCCGCCGTGCAGGCGATGAACGACTACCCGCGGGCCGGGGCTCCGCAGGAGAAGCCCGATCTCGAGGCGATCTTTGCCGCGAACGAGTCGGCACGGGTCCGGTGCGTCGCCGCCACCTTCGAGACGAGGCCGGACTGGTGCCGGGAGGAGCATATCGACCGGATGCTCTCGATGGGCGTGACCAAGGTGGAACTCGGCGTCCAGCACGTGGACGACCGGCTCCTCGACTACAACCGCCGCGGCCATGCGGT comes from the Methanoculleus marisnigri JR1 genome and includes:
- the proS gene encoding proline--tRNA ligase; its protein translation is MEEDTGALPRKENFSEWYNDILWRAEIMDVRYPVKGLYVWYPHGFGIRKRAYGVLRDLMDRDHAETMFPLLIPKTEFMKEAEHIKGFEDEVYWVTHGGRNELDVPLALRPTSETAIYPMYALWIRSHTDLPLRLYQVVNTFRYETKHTRPLIRLREITSFKEAHTVHATREEAAAQVETAIALYREFYDTLRVPVILSRRPAWDKFPGADYTIAADTIMPDGKTLQIGTVHMLGDHFSRTYAITYEDANGEQQYAYQTCYGISERSIAAVVSVHGDDKGLVLPPEVAPLEVVIVPIIVGKRRDEVLASAAALEAELRGAGFAVKLDARDMRPGAKYYHWEMRGVPLRVEVGPRDIDANTVVAVARTGKKTTLDRRGVVEGITSVLAEFGEDLSQAARQAMAARITAAETLEETAEAVKSGVAVVHWCGSQECAEKIEAAVDASIIGSDIRSDLIAVSDGPCVACGGEGTSALVARTY
- a CDS encoding stage II sporulation protein M, which gives rise to MSETSLARATIFAGALFAVSIGIGIVAVVRDPGIGAQAVTLFNEQVVGQLLSDSPPVLAGKLFLNNLAACLLLFLGGASLGVVTMLILSVNGLLIGALTELVRQQQGMLFIAAALVPHGIFEIPAFLIAGGLGLLLGKELVAEWHGTGDAAAEALPLARLFLRIVVPLLAVAAVVEAFITPAILSMIA
- a CDS encoding DUF63 family protein, producing MIREFLYKYYIDPIRYGEAYTLVDTLTYALILIAAVYLVYRGLRRYRIAVDEELVLATLPFVVLGGLLRVVEDTGMITSDLRFLLITPLIFFSIFAVAAIALFAGKLAENAGLVSRYSRLYGGVGIAACLVAASALVWFGLTEATIALDVLAVILVFASVTSLALWAFLVYVLKWDYASNILYKLLIFGHMLDASATSYGIDIHPVGYVEQHVVGAALIDATGTAFSMFLLKVAVLIPAVYILEMYRREGDPGLWHLILLAMIVVGMAPGIRDLARMVLHV
- a CDS encoding NAD(P)-dependent glycerol-1-phosphate dehydrogenase yields the protein MSADRINLLRTKVFDKSKWMQLPRDVVIGHDVIEQIPAVCEDLALGDSVLIVSGGQTRDIAGKRVEALLAGSYDVVTFAANDGNPFETIRKAEEAAATAGFVIGVGGGRVIDTAKIASYNTDRHFISVPTAASHDGIASSRASVPTADGNVSLAAEPPIAVVADTAVIASAPHRLLASGCADIIANYTAILDWELSHRLRGEPLSEYALTLSRMTAEILFKNADLIKPHSEESAWLVTKALVSSGVAMSIAGSSRPGSGGEHKFSHALEKLAPGKGLHGEKCGIGAIITMYLHGGDWEGIRDSLKKIGAPTTPAAIGVDDETAVAALLAARTIRPERFTILDMGLTEESARDLVKMLYRE